The sequence below is a genomic window from Lolium perenne isolate Kyuss_39 chromosome 7, Kyuss_2.0, whole genome shotgun sequence.
TAAGAAATATGCAAGAATAGGAACGAGTATAATAAGAGAATTAGGAATAGACAATATTTAGTAATGAGGCACATACCTGATGTCCACCATCCATGGATTCCATATTTATGAACAATATCTGACTTCAGTTTTCTTACAGTAATTGACTTTAGTACGACATAACAACAGAACCAACTAAATAAGGTAAAAAAATGTTATTACCTTGCATATCGAGCAATAAATTTGAGCTCACTTCATTCTGAATAAGACCAAGTAATGATTTCGGATCTAACATATTAAGGTTCGTTATCCACTTACCCTGGCATATTGCAGCATTGTGAATCTAATATGCAACTGAAATAGCAGTTCAATTTACACTCGGGTTACCCGCAGAAAAATGCACTCAGGTTAGCCTAAAAGATAAACAAACTAAATTTTCTAATATAAAACTTTTTTTTAAACTAGAGAAATAAGCTTTTGCCTTATATTGATAAAGGAGGAGGAAACAAAGGTTTGGCTTACTCCAACAAGAAGGAAAGAAAGGGGTAAAGAGAAAACCCCAAACGAAAAGGAGATTTTTTTTAGCCCATAAGCTCCGCGAGATTTTTAGCGCCGGCTAGAATCCAGTCCTTTGATTCCTCCCTGATCTTGTGCATGATGATCGAAGGCAATGAAGCTCGTTGAAGACTCGCTCCACGTTCCTTTCCTTCCAAATCTCCCAGACGATGAGAATAATAGCAGTACGTAGACCTTTGAGAGAGGAGGCAGGAGTCTTGGCGATGGTGTGTCAGTATTCTAGCACTTTTGGTCTTCCTGACCCCAGGCATCGAATAAGGTTCAGGCAAGACAACCATGAAGCCGCAGCGGACCAGATCCTCCTGGAAAAACGGCATTCGATAAGCATGTGACGCGCCGTCTCTCGGGTGCATCTGCAGAGCTGACATGTAGGTTGGTGAGGTCATCCATGTTTCGCGAGCCGGTCAACGGTCCAGAGACGGTTTTGAACGGCGAGCCAGGCGAAGAAGCGACATTTCGAGGGAGCCCAAGTTTTCAGACCAAAATACTGAAGGATCAAGGCAGAGAGGCCAAGAATTGGGTCTTGTAGGCGGAGCTGGTCGAGTAACAGCCTGTCGGCGACATTGTCCAGATTATGGAGTCAGAGGTACCAGGCGTTAACTGAACTAACGACGAACGGTCCCATAGGCGGACGTATTGCTCCAAGTGCTCGACGGTAAAAGAATCCACATTGATGTCAGCAACCCAATTCTGGCTATCCAGAGCATCCCGCACCGACCGTTTCTTTCTCCTAGAGACTTTGAAGATCAAAGGGGCTAGGACCTTCGGAGGAGTGTCGTCTAGCCAGGAGGAGGACCAGAAGGAAGCCTTTGAACCGTCTCCAATGGTACCCGGGTAGCGGTCAGAGGCATCATTAGGGGTTTCAGAGCCCACCCATGGCTTATCTGGAGCCGTCCATTCATCCCATAACCAACGAAGCCTAAGCGCACGAGAAAACTTCTCCAGATCCAACACTCCCAGGCACCCCAACTCCTTGGGACGGCAAACCTTGTGCCAGTTGACCTTGCATTCTCCTCCGCTAACAACTTCCTTGCAGGCCCAGAGCATTCCGCGACTGATCTTG
It includes:
- the LOC139833581 gene encoding uncharacterized protein; the encoded protein is MLWACKEVVSGGECKVNWHKVCRPKELGCLGVLDLEKFSRALRLRWLWDEWTAPDKPWVGSETPNDASDRYPGTIGDGSKASFWSSSWLDDTPPKVLAPLIFKVSRRKKRSVRDALDSQNWVADINVDSFTVEHLEQYVRLWDRSSLVQLTPGTSDSIIWTMSPTGCYSTSSAYKTQFLASLP